A window of the Acipenser ruthenus chromosome 30, fAciRut3.2 maternal haplotype, whole genome shotgun sequence genome harbors these coding sequences:
- the LOC117395116 gene encoding C4b-binding protein alpha chain-like encodes MWSALTLKCERKSCGFPGEILNGNFHSGGGHLFGDEVYAECNEGYQLVGRGTRRCYADGWDGQVPLCKIVKCSDPPEIEDGEIMNLPSGNVVYSTVILYRCKKGVLIGNKELVCTAQGNYSSKPPQCEEFPLCPNPKLENGRKEAGFGPIYKYNDVVSFACNHGYILNGSSWFITCKENGKWFPFIPKCDIVNCPDPPEIEDGEILSHGRVVYNTAVRYKCIHGSLEGSDKLVCRADGTYDKEPPQCVKRTLWNRFINYVSKLWN; translated from the exons ATGTGGTCAGCATTGACCTTGAAGTGTGAAC GAAAGTCCTGTGGCTTTCCCGGGGAGATTCTGAATGGAAACTTCCATTCTGGTGGAGGACACCTCTTTGGAGATGAGGTTTACGCTGAATGCAATGAGGG GTACCAGCTCGTTGGGAGGGGCACCAGACGGTGCTATGCAGATGGCTGGGATGGACAAGTCCCTCTATGTAAAA TTGTTAAGTGTTCAGACCCTCCCGAGATTGAAGATGGAGAAATCATGAACCTGCCTTCAGGAAATGTCGTCTACTCCACAGTTATACTGTACAGGTGTAAAAAGGGTGTCTTGATTGGAAACAAGGAGCTTGTCTGCACCGCCCAAGGAAACTACAGCAGCAAGCCTCCTCAATGTGAAG AGTTTCCATTATGCCCTAACCCAAAATTGGAAAATGGAAGAAAGGAAGCAGGATTTGGACCTATCTATAAGTATAACGATGTTGTTAGCTTTGCTTGCAACCATGGATATATTCTCAATGGCTCCAGCTGGTTTATAACTTGCAAGGAAAATGGAAAATGGTTTCCTTTCATACCGAAATGCGACA TTGTCAACTGCCCAGACCCTCCCGAGATTGAAGATGGTGAAATCCTGTCTCATGGAAGAGTCGTGTACAACACGGCTGTCCGCTACAAATGTATACACGGGAGTCTGGAAGGAAGTGATAAGCTTGTGTGCAGAGCAGATGGGACCTATGACAAGGAACCTCCCCAAT GTGTGAAGCGCACCTTATGGAACAGATTTATAAATTACGTTTCCAAGCTTTGGAACTGA